A DNA window from Fusarium fujikuroi IMI 58289 draft genome, chromosome FFUJ_chr11 contains the following coding sequences:
- a CDS encoding related to tol protein, with the protein MTLCNLCREIPWEKLPKVPPDSLPAMSGYPYLQDFHHWPVDSRGYLHHQSLAALRNAADNEGCGICFLILNQIRLCEAELEELKPQWEAGTITQYGWPLWEMWIVKREVGGDGFWVMSTTDYGKRTVRLVAAIGLCVGDGDPLAQIIRGRPVEQYGGTSKAIKRVHEWVTKCNEHPKCDPGDTLLPGRVVDVGDDINSPFARLRETDGQERGKYISLSYCWGKEPQFTTTKATLEERKHKITISNLSQTHQDIIKLARELGVRYLWIDSLCICQGDYDEWERESAKMLSIYANSYLAVAASKSKDQSEGLFSKTNPREYKTFEYTSGDISGQVMAFNLPIDNESGTSSYVSLPDEPLSDRAWALQERVLPCRTLLYTKQQMFFECSEGFRGEDGTVLDWRFVNVHDMPDGLEGGKEAEDQEEEDDPKASLYQSWYSLLWIYGPRKLTEASDKLPAISGLAGIFAQRLNDEYVVGLWRSRLLEGLLWQSLECRRVSEYRAPSWSWASMDGIPGLGVSAPYEEVARVLDVKIDLKGTNIYGEVTSGRLQIQAPMERLYLDVKDWDPTKPGFAYDNNPPIRTAHDETHSRFDFDFTADDAPQEALKIVKSLEGKEIFALILLKVKEMDEETSYHALVVKRVDGGEEYERLGFGFIDEKALGRPLDLEARDEFPIITLV; encoded by the exons ATGACTTTATGCAACCTTTGCAGAGAAATACCATGGGAGAAACTTCCGAAAGTCCCACCAGACTCATTACCGGCCATGAGCGGCTATCCGTATCTCCAAGACTTTCATCACTGGCCGGTAGATAGCCGAGGCTACCTACATCATCAGAGTCTGGCAGCTCTGCGAAACGCTGCTGACAATGAGGGCTGTGGTATTTGTTTCTTGATACTGAATCAGATTAGGTTATGCGAGGCGGAACTCGAAGAGCTTAAGCCCCAGTGGGAAGCAGGAACAATAACACAGTATGGCTGGCCGCTATGGGAGATGTGGATTGTCAAGAGAGAGGTTGGAGGGGATGGGTTTTGGGTCATGAGTACAACGGACTACGGCAAACGGACCGTAAGGCTTGTGGCAGCAATTGGGCTCTGTGTAGGAGATG GTGATCCTTTGGCCCAGATTATTCGCGGACGACCCGTTGAGCAGTATGGCGGAACTTCGAAGGCGATAAAAAGGGTTCATGAGTGGGTTACTAAATGCAACGAGCACCCTAAATGCGACCCCGGAGACACGCTGTTGCCAGGTCGAGTCGTTGACGTGGGGGATGATATCAACAGCCCATTTGCTAGACTCCGGGAAACAGACGGACAGGAACGTGGAAAATACATATCTCTGAG CTACTGTTGGGGAAAAGAGCCCCAATTCACAACCACCAAAGCAACCCTCGAAGAACGCAAACATAAAATTACTATCTCTAATCTGTCACAAACGCATCAGGATATCATTAAACTAGCACGGGAACTTGGTGTTAGATATCTCTGGATAGATAGCCTCTGCATTTGTCAAGGCGACTACGACGAATGGGAGCGCGAATCAGCAAAGATGCTGTCCATCTACGCTAACTCTTACCTTGCCGTCGCTGCTTCAAAATCAAAGGATCAGTCAGAAGGACTCTTCAGCAAGACAAATCCAAGGGAGTACAAGACGTTTGAGTATACATCCGGAGACATCAGTGGACAGGTCATGGCTTTCAATCTTCCGATTGACAATGAATCTGGTACCAGTTCTTATGTGAGCCTGCCAGATGAGCCACTCTCCGACCGGGCGTGGGCTCTTCAAGAACGAGTGCTGCCGTGTCGAACTTTGCTTTATACAAAGCAGCAGATGTTCTTTGAGTGCAGTGAGGGATTTCGAGGAGAGGACGGCACGGTTCTCGATTGGAGATTTGTGAACGTGCATGATATGCCAGATGGACTCGAGGGAGGAAAGGAGGCTGAagatcaagaggaagaagatgatccCAAAGCATCACTGTATCAATCATGGTATAGCCTTCTCTGGATATACGGCCCTCGGAAACTGACAGAGGCGTCGGATAAACTCCCTGCCATCTCTGGTCTCGCGGGTATCTTTGCCCAGCGTCTAAACGACGAGTATGTCGTTGGTCTATGGCGATCAAGACTGTTAGAAGGACTGCTCTGGCAAAGCCTCGAATGTAGACGTGTTTCAGAGTACAGAGCACCATCCTGGTCGTGGGCATCCATGGACGGAATTCCTGGCCTCGGGGTAAGTGCACCTTACGAGGAAGTTGCGAGAGTCTTGGATGTCAAGATTGATCTCAAGGGCACGAATATCTACGGCGAGGTTACAAGTGGAAGGCTGCAGATCCAGGCGCCGATGGAGCGATTATACCTCGACGTCAAAGACTGGGATCCTACCAAACCTGGGTTCGCGTATGATAACAATCCTCCGATCCGTACAGCACATGATGAGACGCATTCGCGGTTCGACTTTGACTTTACTGCTGATGATGCACCGCAGGAGGCACTGAAGATAGTCAAGAGTTTAGAAGGGAAGGAAATCTTTGCGCTCATCCTGCTGAAGGTTAAAGAAATGGATGAGGAGACTTCTTATCATGCGTTAGTGGTCAAGAGAGTCGATGGGGGAGAGGAGTATGAGAGGCTGGGGTTTGGGTTTATTGACGAAAAGGCTTTGGGACGGCCACTGGATCTCGAAGCGCGGGATGAGTTTCCTATTATTACACTTGTGTAA